In a single window of the Limnochorda sp. L945t genome:
- a CDS encoding FapA family protein translates to MRELPSHPSPPSSEGSSHREPPAPDPGSIRLDDILTPEERQRLARPAGTPSQGTAPASSRPPEQGTGPAQGGPAPAAASGGGAGTQLARPTLVEIVGGALRVLPGDPDGARPVIEPGPHVSVRVNGKPVTGPYRLDPSDVVEVQPDVTPPQASVTVQVSQDLMQAHLIIQRSPGVRYRLDDVAPTLHLRLEGRPAEEEPPPPVTLAEVEEALRKASVRFGIDGQAIQRALAEPPGEPVLVARGEPAVEPVDGKVELKFEERSRASVNLQAERIDLFDRGAITWVEPETVLAVITLPQEGRPGTNVLGRTVPVRRAKAAAIKAGKGCRASEDGTRIVATQAGRPQLSGSVISVVPVYEVQGNVDVATGHVRFAGDVHVRGDVMENLEVTAGGEVRVGGLVSYAKILAGGGVSVGRSIIGSRIRAGGPEAAAHEVLPVCTAVARQLDEVLENVRQLSAQATATGIRVPEGELLKRLLERRFWDLPKQARKLAKMGERLEAIRAGGHRLAERTAALLVGTGPLRVSGLQELAEISAELQEIVATLDGSEARQANVEAFSVQNSHIECNGRIVVRGSGCFNSVMVAALGFEARRGVVRGGQVTVTEGDVVVRELGGPTGVPTTVTVVRRGKVTAAVVHPHVTISIGGQKHQFHDGARSLRASLSHDGKLVVDHLRADPEQGPRPRVGLGPVSEPPEGE, encoded by the coding sequence GTGCGCGAGTTACCGTCCCATCCCTCGCCCCCTTCCTCCGAAGGCTCTTCCCATCGTGAACCACCTGCGCCCGACCCCGGCTCCATTCGCCTCGACGACATCCTGACCCCGGAGGAACGCCAGCGGCTGGCCCGTCCCGCGGGCACTCCCTCGCAGGGAACGGCGCCTGCCTCTTCCCGGCCGCCGGAGCAAGGCACCGGTCCCGCTCAGGGTGGCCCGGCGCCGGCGGCCGCATCCGGAGGGGGGGCCGGCACGCAGCTCGCCCGGCCGACGCTGGTGGAGATCGTGGGGGGCGCCTTGCGCGTGCTGCCGGGCGACCCTGACGGGGCGCGCCCGGTGATCGAACCGGGCCCGCACGTCTCGGTGCGCGTCAACGGCAAGCCGGTGACCGGACCGTACCGCCTGGATCCGTCGGACGTGGTGGAGGTGCAGCCCGACGTCACTCCTCCCCAGGCATCCGTGACGGTGCAGGTCTCGCAGGACCTGATGCAGGCGCACCTGATCATCCAGCGCTCGCCCGGCGTCCGCTACCGGCTGGACGACGTGGCGCCGACGTTGCACCTGCGCCTGGAGGGCCGGCCCGCCGAGGAAGAGCCCCCGCCCCCGGTGACCCTGGCCGAAGTGGAAGAGGCTCTGCGCAAGGCCTCGGTGCGCTTCGGGATCGACGGCCAGGCCATCCAGCGTGCCCTTGCCGAGCCGCCGGGCGAGCCCGTGCTCGTCGCCCGTGGCGAGCCGGCCGTCGAACCGGTGGACGGCAAGGTCGAGCTCAAGTTCGAGGAGCGCTCGCGTGCGAGCGTCAACTTGCAGGCCGAGCGCATCGACCTGTTCGACCGGGGCGCCATCACCTGGGTGGAGCCGGAGACGGTCCTGGCGGTCATCACGCTCCCCCAGGAGGGGCGCCCGGGCACCAACGTTCTGGGCCGCACGGTGCCGGTGCGCCGGGCCAAGGCCGCCGCGATCAAGGCCGGCAAGGGGTGCCGGGCGTCGGAGGACGGCACGCGCATCGTCGCCACGCAGGCGGGCCGGCCGCAGCTGTCGGGCTCCGTCATCTCCGTGGTGCCGGTCTACGAGGTGCAGGGCAACGTGGACGTGGCGACGGGGCATGTGCGCTTCGCCGGGGACGTCCACGTGCGGGGCGACGTGATGGAAAACCTCGAGGTGACCGCCGGCGGCGAGGTGCGCGTCGGCGGGCTCGTCAGCTACGCGAAGATCCTGGCGGGCGGCGGCGTGAGCGTCGGCCGCTCCATCATCGGCAGCCGGATTCGGGCAGGTGGACCGGAGGCGGCGGCTCACGAGGTGCTTCCCGTCTGCACGGCCGTTGCCCGGCAGCTCGACGAAGTGCTGGAAAACGTCCGCCAGCTGAGCGCCCAGGCGACGGCGACCGGCATCCGGGTGCCCGAGGGCGAGCTGCTCAAGCGCCTGCTCGAGCGCCGGTTCTGGGACCTGCCCAAACAGGCGCGCAAGCTCGCGAAGATGGGGGAGCGCCTGGAGGCGATCCGGGCGGGAGGCCATCGCCTTGCCGAACGCACGGCGGCTCTGCTCGTGGGTACCGGGCCCTTGCGGGTGTCGGGCCTCCAGGAGCTGGCGGAGATCAGCGCCGAGCTGCAGGAGATCGTGGCGACGCTGGACGGCTCCGAGGCGCGCCAGGCCAACGTGGAGGCGTTCAGTGTGCAAAACTCCCACATCGAGTGTAACGGCCGCATCGTCGTGCGGGGTTCGGGATGTTTCAACTCGGTGATGGTGGCGGCGCTCGGCTTCGAGGCTCGCCGCGGTGTCGTGCGAGGCGGGCAGGTGACCGTCACGGAAGGCGACGTGGTGGTGCGGGAGCTCGGGGGGCCGACCGGCGTACCGACCACCGTCACGGTGGTGCGGCGCGGCAAGGTGACGGCGGCCGTGGTGCATCCCCACGTCACCATCAGTATCGGCGGGCAGAAGCACCAGTTCCACGACGGGGCGCGCTCGCTTCGGGCTTCTCTTTCCCATGACGGGAAGCTGGTCGTGGACCACCTGCGCGCCGATCCCGAGCAGGGGCCACGCCCGAGGGTCGGGCTGGGCCCCGTGAGCGAGCCACCCGAGGGGGAGTGA
- a CDS encoding CheR family methyltransferase, translating to MSFTLSHGELPPAPEPGTGAGTAPAAGERASGASALGTLEFQHFKRRLLAIAGFDLEQYKGEQMERRTRQWMQRMGIPTMAALARQLGQDASLRREFLDYLTINTSQFFRDPSTFEALRRRVLPGLLHATGRLRIWSAGCSIGAEPYTIAIILDEMGQGAGHYLLGTDIDDDALERARAGEYHDLHLTTVPVETKRRYFRPTGPGRWSLDPGIRERVWFRHHDLLRDPLPAGFHLVLCRHLLIYLTQPSQAALIRRLAGSLMPGGFLVVGGPEQISLPAEYGLERVEHSIYRRKPADAPPAPGPSSARP from the coding sequence GTGAGCTTCACGCTGTCGCACGGGGAGTTGCCGCCTGCGCCGGAGCCGGGCACGGGCGCCGGCACCGCTCCGGCCGCCGGGGAGAGGGCATCCGGGGCCTCCGCTCTCGGCACGCTGGAGTTCCAGCACTTCAAGCGGAGGCTTCTGGCCATCGCCGGGTTCGACCTGGAGCAGTACAAAGGAGAGCAGATGGAACGGCGTACCCGGCAGTGGATGCAGCGCATGGGCATCCCGACGATGGCCGCCCTGGCCCGCCAGCTCGGGCAGGACGCGTCGCTGCGCCGCGAGTTCCTTGATTACCTCACGATCAACACGTCCCAGTTTTTCCGGGACCCGTCGACCTTCGAGGCGCTGCGCCGCCGGGTGCTGCCGGGGCTGCTGCATGCGACCGGCCGCCTGCGCATCTGGAGCGCCGGCTGCAGTATCGGCGCCGAGCCCTACACGATCGCCATCATCCTGGACGAGATGGGACAGGGCGCCGGCCACTACCTGCTGGGCACGGACATCGACGACGACGCCCTGGAGCGGGCCAGGGCCGGGGAGTACCATGACCTCCACCTGACGACCGTGCCGGTGGAGACGAAGCGCCGCTACTTCCGCCCCACGGGCCCCGGCCGCTGGAGCCTCGATCCTGGGATCCGGGAGCGGGTCTGGTTTCGCCACCACGACCTGCTGCGGGACCCGTTGCCGGCAGGCTTTCACCTGGTGCTGTGCCGGCACCTGCTCATCTACCTCACCCAACCGTCGCAAGCCGCGCTCATCCGGCGGCTCGCCGGCTCCCTCATGCCGGGGGGCTTCCTGGTGGTCGGGGGCCCCGAGCAGATCTCCCTGCCCGCCGAATACGGCCTGGAGCGCGTGGAGCACTCCATCTACCGCCGCAAGCCCGCCGACGCCCCACCTGCTCCCGGTCCGTCGTCCGCCCGCCCTTAG
- a CDS encoding ArsB/NhaD family transporter: protein MQRVAAFFALVGAVALVTWQTGFTPSQVLSVTVFAAFIVGTLLYWPFRLAFAFVGVAILLAARLVDIPHLIEFASLDVILFLIGMMTVIGFLEERHFFEAAVEKALPYVGGSAYTLMGAIMLMAFVSAALVDEVTSILFMSAIVIRIARRFHLDPVPYIIMTVFATNIGSSATVVGNPIGVLIALRAGLTFPDFLRWATPIALAALLLTIALSFLYYRRHMHDLHVAIHREGLAGAATRGEAEEPAAAAEASGSDGEGGEGAHERRGSLLFPSLLFLGTVAGLILHKQIEHWLHLGTNTMLVGVALAAAGIVLFVERHRARELVERRVDWWTLAFFLLLFASAGTLRYAGVTEHIAQGMVRLTGGALTPLLITITWSIGALTSVMDNVLAVASFIPIVGDLASQGIQVAPLWWGMLFGGTILGNLTLIGSTANIVVLGLLERHERRSVGFMEWFWPGALTSIPSLALATLLLWLQLPLLTR, encoded by the coding sequence ATGCAGCGCGTCGCGGCGTTTTTCGCTCTCGTGGGCGCGGTCGCCCTCGTCACGTGGCAAACCGGCTTTACCCCATCTCAGGTGTTATCGGTGACCGTCTTTGCCGCCTTCATTGTGGGCACCCTGCTCTACTGGCCGTTTCGCCTCGCGTTCGCCTTCGTCGGCGTGGCGATCCTGCTCGCCGCCCGGCTGGTCGACATCCCCCACCTCATTGAGTTCGCCAGCCTCGACGTCATCCTGTTCTTGATCGGCATGATGACGGTCATCGGGTTCCTCGAGGAGCGGCACTTCTTCGAGGCGGCGGTGGAGAAGGCGCTGCCGTACGTCGGCGGCTCTGCCTACACCTTGATGGGCGCCATCATGCTGATGGCGTTCGTCTCGGCGGCCCTGGTCGACGAGGTCACGTCCATCCTGTTCATGTCGGCGATCGTGATTCGCATCGCCCGGCGCTTCCACCTCGACCCCGTCCCGTACATCATCATGACCGTCTTCGCCACCAACATCGGCAGCTCCGCCACCGTGGTCGGCAATCCTATCGGCGTCTTGATCGCCTTACGAGCGGGCCTGACCTTTCCCGACTTCCTGCGGTGGGCCACGCCCATTGCCCTGGCTGCCCTGCTCCTCACCATCGCGCTGAGCTTCCTCTACTACCGGCGCCACATGCACGATCTCCACGTGGCCATCCACCGGGAGGGCCTGGCGGGGGCAGCGACCCGGGGCGAGGCCGAGGAGCCGGCCGCAGCGGCCGAGGCGAGCGGCTCCGACGGCGAGGGCGGTGAGGGAGCTCACGAGCGAAGGGGCAGCTTGCTCTTCCCGTCGCTCTTGTTCCTCGGGACAGTGGCCGGCCTGATCCTGCACAAGCAGATCGAACACTGGCTCCACCTCGGCACCAACACTATGCTGGTCGGGGTGGCGCTGGCTGCGGCCGGCATCGTGCTGTTCGTCGAGCGTCACCGGGCTCGGGAGCTGGTGGAGCGCCGGGTCGACTGGTGGACCCTGGCCTTCTTCCTGCTGCTGTTCGCTTCGGCCGGCACCTTGCGCTACGCGGGCGTCACCGAGCACATCGCACAGGGGATGGTCCGCCTCACCGGGGGTGCGCTCACGCCGCTGCTCATCACCATCACCTGGAGCATCGGGGCCCTCACCTCGGTCATGGACAACGTGCTGGCCGTCGCGAGCTTCATCCCCATCGTGGGCGACCTGGCCTCCCAGGGTATCCAGGTGGCTCCGCTGTGGTGGGGGATGCTCTTCGGCGGTACCATCCTGGGCAACCTGACCCTCATCGGCAGCACGGCCAACATCGTCGTGCTGGGGCTCCTGGAGCGCCACGAGCGGCGCAGCGTCGGGTTCATGGAGTGGTTCTGGCCGGGCGCGCTGACGTCCATCCCGTCGCTGGCACTGGCGACGCTCTTGTTGTGGCTGCAGCTGCCCTTGCTGACCCGCTAA